tttgattaCCTGTTGGCCGTTGATCTTGATCTTTTCCAATCTGTTATGTATGTGTGTTtgtgagagaaagagattttGGGATTTGTTTTGTTATGGATTCAGAAACTGAATTTTCTGTTGAGAAAGATCATGATCATCATCATAATAGTAATGATAATGAGGTTAGGAATAATGGGAATGGGTCTTGTGCTGACCAGACCCAAAATTTGGTTAAGACTGGAGAAACAAACCCATCAGGATTGGAATCCAAATCCCCTCCTTCAACCCGAATAGGCGTTGGATTGAAGAAATGGAAGAGAATTAGGAGGAGAGATGGGGTGAAGGATAGTCCTTCTTCCCCTACAGTTGATTCAAGTAAAATGTTGAAGAGGTTATTGACTGAGAATGACCACTCAAGTAAACATCAGCAGAATGTCAACTCAAGTAAACATCAGCACGAGATGAAGGCGAGTAGTGAAGGTTCTGTTGGATCTGTAAATGTGTTAAAGAATTCTGGGGCTGGGGCTGTTGATGGATTTGCGTTTCGTAGCTTGGATTTGGATTCTAGGAATGCGGTTGGGTCTTGTTTTGTAGCTGGTACGGATTCGGAGAATAGTGAAGATCGTAGTAGCAAGTCTTCCACAGCTGCTAGTGCTCCTAAGGCTAAGTTTGACCAGCCTGCGGTATTGGGACAGGGAAGAGAGAAGAATAAGGTGAAGGGGGGTATGAGTGGTAAGACTTCCGGTAATTCATCTCAAAGGATTCCTCAAGTTGGTAAGGCTAAGATTGAGATCAGTAAAAAGGCTAGAGGAGAAAGGGTCAGATTTGAGAAGGAAAATTCTCATTCCAGCATTGAATCAGATTCTAGAAGCTCCAACTTTTTCTTTACACAGGGTTCAAATGTGAGTAGTAATGGAAAACAGATTGGAAGGTCAGTGAGTTATGACGGGGAAAATAGCGAAGATGCTCATGCAAACGAACAACGATTCGGTGAAGATGTTCAAACTAGTTTTAGCAAGAAGAATGTGGGGGAAGTTGAAGATTTGCAAGATGATTCGGTTGCAGAAAATTCTTGGAGGGCTAAGGATGGAAAAAGTGGGAACAACATGTTCTCAACAGGCCGGGATCCACTAGTTCAATCCATGCTTAGTCTGCAGTCTGTACAAGAAGCACTTGAAAAAGGTTAGTCTATGTTTTCTCAGATAACTTTCATTTATGCTTCTTTATAGTATTTAGGAAatagtttattaaataaatgTAAGAAAACGTTTCTTTCAACTTCCCAATATGCAGAGCTTATGTGTTCATTTATTTGCAGCTGAGCTTGAATTAACTTGATCGGTGTAAAtgctttatttatttctttgttttttctaaTTTAGGTAACCCTTCTAGCAAAATAAACTTATATTCTAATCTTTACCATTTAATAAGCAATTCATCCCTAGAACCAATTGCATTCACTTTACCTTGTGCTTTGTGTAACCctcctttttattttctttagccACTTTCTCTTTTCATTGCTTTGTTTTTCCTGACTTTATGCTGACCTTTTATAGCAATTTTAACAACTTTTACTTTCACTTTTGAGAATGCAATGAGACCTTATAATGTTTGACTCGTTCTTAGCACAACCCCTCATCGTTTGAATCGGTTATTAGAAACTCATTAAATtacttattttttggaaaaaggCTGAACTTTctcaaagaaaaagaagaaaaggtaAGTTTTTTTAGCCGCAGAATGGTCAGTTGGTTGTGAGGTCCCTAACAATCCcagatattttctttttatatgtttttttacCATTTTCTGCTTTTGGTTAACTAATCTAAAGGTTATTGATGATACTCAATCTTTACTAAAATTTGGATGTAAGTTTAAAGAAAATTCATTTGATGGAGAGCCATTTGTCATTTTGCAGAAGTTCAGAAATTAGCAGAGATTAGGAAGGAGCCTATATTGGCTGCTAGTTCGATGGAGGGTGGTTCCGACTTTGCTAGTACAGGAATTCAAGAACCTTACCTATCTAGCCAGTTAACTTCTGAAAAACCTACACAATTGGATGTTGATTCCTTGCAGGCGAAGGTTTTGAGCCTGGAGCAGAATGTGAAAATTCTGGAAAGCAAACTGGATGAGTCCAAGAATTTACTTGTATCGAAAGAAATCAAGGTAGCCGAACTCAAAGCCACCATTAACAGCACCGAGTTTCTGAAGGATGAATCAGGTAGCACAACAGATTTACAGGAGAAAAGGCATAGACAGATAGAAGAAGAGATGGAGGGCATGTTTAAGCAAAGGATTGAAGCTGAAATCGAGTTTTTGACGATTTCAATGGCAACACAGAATTTAAAGGTGGTTGCAGAAAAGCAAACAACACTCTTTGAAGAACAGAAAAGCATTGCAGAGGAACAAGCCCAGATGCTAAACAAGCTCGGAAATGCTGAAATAAAAGCTGCAAAGCTAGAGAAACAAGCACACGAATTAGAAAACCATTGTGGTGATATTTTAGAGATCGAAGAGGTTTCAGTTACTCGGAGGAAAGTATATAAGGTTACATGGTGTGTTTGTACACAATTAATATTGCTCGTTTTAGTTCTTTGGCAGTTTGTTTTGGAGTTAGCGCCTCCTCCCGAGGCGGTTGTGCCcacctaagtttgaaaatagtAGGGAGGcttaaatttttgttttgttgtgtTTATTTATGTTTCCAACATTTGTGGATGGGGGTAATATTTGGACTTGTTGATGTGGGTAGATTTGTAGTAGTAAAGTTTTGTTGAAAATGTTGTTTTTGTAATtcatttttgttgttgttactGTTGTTGGTAGAAACTAGAAAGTTGAAGTgcttctagagagagagagagagagagagagagagagagagagagagctaagAGAAAATGTTATGGTTTCCAAAGCTGGTTCAACTTTATCAATGTTCTACTCTTGTGTAATGTGGTTGTGTTCAAAAGTAAAGAACACCAAAGCCTATTGTTTTCCCTTATCAAGTCAAAGTCAAACAAAAATTGTATGTAAAAAGCTCAAGAAAGTCTTGTTATCATCATCATAAGTGATCATGTGTTACatttttgtcaaaaaatttcatattttgttctttttttttgttatacatAAAGCTTTTGGAATTGTAAATTGTGTTTGTCTTAATTACATGATTTTGTGTcaaaaacttgaaatccaattAAATTAGTCATTAAACTTAACCATATATTGAATATGTACCTAATTAATTAAGCTTGGCTTCAAATTTAATACTTTCACTTGAACAAAATGTGGTGAAGTGAATGCAAACCTTGTAAAAGAGGAAAGTTCTTctcttgattttttcaattaccACATTCCAATTTCGATTGTGTCTCCTCCTCCTAAGAATGTATTGAGAGGCCTTTCAAGAGTTTAGCTGCAATGCTTAAGTCGGTTTAACCAatctttatgtatttttttattcgTAGAGTACATTGAATgtttaaaaataactataatagtGTATTTGTTATTCATACtgagaaattttatttactCTACAATTTGACAGTAACAATTAAGAAATTGAAAGTTTGAGATTTGGGTAATTGACTACTAATTATAGAGGAAGGTAACAAGTGACAAAGGATTTAAGAAAACTTTGGTCCACATGGCATAAGTCTCTCTCCTCCATTCTTGTGTGTAGGGGTGTTCActaagtatccgatccaatccaatccacacgatctaatccaatccaatccgcaaaatgtggatatccgcacttgcgcggattggattggattgaaaaatctaaaatcgacacttgtgcagattggatattgtttgacctcaaaaagtaatcaatctaatccaatccacacttaattaaatatatttttaaaaaattataatatataataaataattatatattaattttctagtaatataaaaaaaaagacacaaacttctaattttttaatcttttttaataatatattgaattggtatattttatttgttttataataaaaaatactaaaaaattattcttattcacatagacacatacacataaatttaaatatatatgctaactaatttattttagtaataaatacatatctattttagtgtaaatctagtaCATATATATcgacatatatgtatattagtttgatctatatctattctatataaagtgtgcctatataactgaattcttgcgtttatgagaaattcatggataactttttttaaaaataattttctattcaaaaataatatattttttttattaagatgtattttaatattaatttttaaataaattaatattacttttaaattttaatcgggtttatgagaaatttatgggtaactattttttaaaataattttctattcaaaaataataatattttttatgaagatgtattttaatattaatttttaaatacattaatattacttttaaattttaatcgtaTAAACCTAACCGGAAACAcaatctctgaaaattctcaatAAAATAACTAACCCCAAAAGGATGAGCAACCAATCGTGATTATTTAGGATAAtcatttataatttctttttctaaatctCAAACCCTCAAACCCTACATTGCTATTGAATTATTGCCTCATCTTCTATGTCGTGATTCATGGCCTCTCTGCTGCGATTCCTCACTTTTTGTTTATTTGGGTGTAATATTCAGTGTTCTATTAGCGAGTTATTCTTTGTTGctcaagtaattatttatttgagtaaGTCTTCTATTCCCTTGCTATATTGCTTTACTTTTAAACAGCTTTGGGATATGCGCAATATAATGTCATCCGTTAGAAAGTTTGTTGGGCACACCAAAAGTAACAAGATATCCTTTTCAATTTATAATCCTTGAATTTTTGATGATGCTCATTTTGAAAGGCTAGGTGTAATTGTAATGTCGGAGTAGCTAGATTTTTCCCAGAAGATAAAACTCACATCAGCACCGCCATTGCTGGCACCCATTCTAACGAATACTATTCTTCTAAGCTCATATCTAACACACAATCCTATGGAAACAACATAAAATTGGGTTGAACCAAGATGAGATAAACATTTTTAAGTGTATTaccttttaatataataaaaaatacctagcataaaatttagtatacgtgcctcgcacgtaactttttactagtataaatatagatggaaatagattattattggagattaagaaacaatagtctttttttaatttctttctataatatattaaataatttattatcaaaaaaaataaccgatccaatccgcactattgcggattggatttaaactgttaTGCGGATcgaattggatccaaaatatgaaatccgcacttagtgcagattggatgttgtttgaccaaaaaagtgcggattggatcagatgaacacccctacttgtGTGTGTAAcatggttttgttttgtttagttTCGTTGTCGATTCTTCGATGACTCGTTGTTAGTGGTTATCAATAATAAGTTTTCTAGGACTGAAGGGGTTGTTAGTAGTGCAACTACTTATCTTGCATAATGTTAAGTGCTCAAGCTTCGAGGTTGAATGAACCTACTGCAACAATTTCTACTGTTGTATTTTCTAAGCAATAGATGAAactaaatacatatgttcttaAAGTTAACTGTGATGTTGCAGTCtttttcatcttattttatttatagttttttgtaaaatgatttGAAAATTAGATTGTTGATTATTTAGCTcattttttctaattctaatcttGACCATGTCTTTAAAAGGTCTTTAACATGTGAGATATCTCCATTAGATTGTATGCTATTATTAaaatgttatgattttttttaaaaaagaattattttgaattatttttcattatttaattGTTGTGTATGCATATTTGTccgaaataataatatatattttgcaCATTAAAACGACGTAGTTTTGGGGATGAATTTATTGTTAGATCTTAAACCCTAACCTAAGCCCCTTTCTCCTCATAATCATATCTCTCTCCTCTTTGTTGTCTCACAGTTTCTCCGCCGTGAGTCGTCGCCTTCCGCCGCGTTTTGTCTTTTCACATTGATTTGGGTACgtctgttttatttatttatttggttagttgtGCTCTACTGTGCTAAAAGTttgattcttttttctttcctttgttATGATTTGTCTTGAACTTTTTATCAGAGTTTCTGTGGTGTCATTTGGGTATCAGGTTGTGAAGTAGAGGTTTAGTTTAATCTTGGGTTtgttaaatttggttgaaaattgctttttggggttttttttgtgtgtttattgttttgagttttGAAGATTATTtgggtttgaggccttggaatccCTTCTAGTTTTGTGATTGTGATTGATCAAATGGCTTCTGAGAAAGTATGATAAGTCTGAACAAATAATTGAAGAGAAAGACAAAAATGCTTTGTATGTTTTTAATTTGGAGATTAATCACAGAGTCACAGAGTCAAACAAAATTGATAGGGTATAATCAGTGTGGGTGAGTGAGATAATTCTTCTAATATGTTCTACTCTTTTGGTATGCAATTGGAATAAAGTAAAAGCTAATTCAAGTAAATTGTGTTCTATTGTGTAGTTGGTCTGGTCCTTTGTCTGTATTCTTGAATCTCCAGGCTCAAATAAGCTCTTTTTAAATGTATGTTGTAGCTTCTTGACCACATCTCATATGTTCATTATTTCATTAGgtgaaaaaaatttaacatgctaGTCCAATCTTCAAGATTGAAATCACTTCTTAAAACCATATTAATCACTTCTTTTAGATTTCATTTCTGATCAATATTAATGGTTTTGGTTATGAAATTATATTCTGTGAACATAAGGAAAACCACACTTCAGATTCTATTTCTAGGGAAAAAATTAGCTTGGAATTGATTTATCCATTTCATTCgaatttttaaattgatttatcCAGATTGTGTTGTATCTGAGACACTTTCAAGGGTTTGACTCACTAAATCAAATGATAGAATTGCACATTATATGTTAATTTGATGCTAtatgggtacaaccaaatattACAACAATTTAATATAACTTCAATTGTATATGTATAAAGCTTAATCCTCAACCCCTCTTTGACTTGGGTTGTAGAATCTGCAAATTAACAATTACTAGTTTGTGAAGTGTTTGAAGGTTGGTCTTTTCAACAACAAAGAGCAACAGAAAAGTTAGTGAAAAACCATGAGAAAGCTAAGTTTCCACGAGAAAAAGCTACTGAAGAAAGTCAACTTCTTGGAATGGAAGAGCGAAGGAGGTCACAGAGAGTCTCATGTAATGCAGCGCTACCATGTTACTGGTCGTGACGATTATAAGAAGTAATTAATTCTCTTTTAATTCTTTGTGCTTTTTGGTCTATTTGATTTCTCTATcaattgtttatttataattttgtttagGTATTCGGGTTTGTGTCGGATGGTGCATAAATTGGTAAACGTATTGATGAAGATGGATGGAAGAGACCCTTTTCGTATTCAGATGACTGATATGCTCTTGGAGAAGATGTAAGTCCCTTTTCTTTTTATCGTTTTCTTCAATGCTATAGTTCTTTCTTTTTTGGGTCTTTAATTTTGGTATTAAAAGTAGTGCTTTTGTGGTGAGTGTTAGTGCACATGGTTTTTAGTTGAGGTATCCAAATCAGTAAATTGGTTACAGTTCACATTATAGCttcccttttctttttcttctaagGATATTGATATGTCTCTATGTATATGTACACAAATTTATGTGTCAAGAAAGAACAGAATTGAGTGATTTAAGGCTGGAAAggtttaataaaaaagaaaaacaggACTTTGTTGTACTTATGTTAACAATCATGAGATTCGTTGTATCTTTAATCAATCCAGTCACGATGATGATGTTAAGTTTCGTTGAAAGACCTTTTCGAGTGCTTGTTCTTGTTCCGTACATTCCACTTCTGGTTGttattttcaatgtagctaTAAGACTTTGTAAAAGGTCTTCTTAGATCTAATCTGCAGAGAAAAATGTGTTCCGAATTCGGGATCAGGCACAAAATAATGTACCAACAACTATCATATCTGAGAATTTGGAGTGTTCATATAACCAACTATCTATCTTCATAGTTAACTATTAAGGAATAATATTTGGTTTTAACACAGGTACAACATTGGTGTGATACCATCTAGGCAAAGCTTGGCTTTGTGCGAGCGCTTAACTGTCTCTGCTTTCTGCAGGTAATGCTTTATATCTGATTATCGGATTTTCATCATTTAAGTTTTGTAatgttatattaatttttacttttgctttttttttttcttgttctctGTTGTAGACGAAGGCTTTCGACAATTCTGGTGCGGTTGAAGTTTGCCGAGCACTTGAAGGAGGCTGTGACATACATCGAGCAAGGGCATATACGAGTCGGTCCAGACACTATCACCGATCCAGCGTTCCTTGTGACAAGGAATATGGAAGATTTCATTACATGGGTCGATTCATCTAAGATAAAGAGGAAGGTGTTGGAATACAATGACAAGTTGGATGACTACGACGCAATGAACTGAAGATAGCGCCTGCAGGTTGTTGCGGCTATAGGCAAGATAGTATGTCAAAAAAGAAAACGGCATTGATTAGGCTTTTTAAAACCCCATTTAGCTTCACCGGGCAATGAGTTTTGAAGAAGCAGATGAAATCTGCCACCAGATAGAGCGATAGTGCCCTAGGCTTCGGAAAATCCTCTCACTTGTTTTTCTTTCTAAACAATCTTTCAGAGCCATGTGATGgtaaaatagctataaatatctcaaattttactttggaattggacgattcaaaatgttatgaaaaacttaaacgAGTATTTATAGTTTTTGTGCTTTAAATGCCCCGATATAACCATTGGATCAATGTAAAAATTGGACATAAAGTTGGCTATATGTTACAATGAACTTTAAACTCTACAAAATTGGCCATGAAATTCATATTTGACTTTGGTTTTCTCCCAATCATTCAAAACTCctaaagaatacaagaacatagtGCTTATTGATAAGTTTTTTGGTTGAACTCTTTTCAAGGTCATTTTGTATTTTGGTTTAGTAGTTTGCATAACCAAATTTTTGGACAAACCATCTTACaaagaattattaaaaataagctAAATTGCAAAATGAATAATATCTTATAAAAACTCATAATTTGTGtgatgaattttttaaaatattattgtgaaaataatattataataaatttatataattaaattctcTAATACCAattatataacaaaattaattttacatatagtaatatataattatactcaattactagaaaaaaaaattagtaagaaaaaataacaaactaTATTTATAATTACTACGGTtgtcaaatatttaaaattacaattatctacatatattaaataatctatatagaaataatattaaatttacaCCTATTGAATGGattaatatatgcatatatttaaaaaaattatactaataaataAACAATGTTTAAGTATTATTGTATaagtgaaaataataatataactaaatttaaataattaaatcctctgataccaattatataacaaaattaatttt
This Cannabis sativa cultivar Pink pepper isolate KNU-18-1 chromosome 6, ASM2916894v1, whole genome shotgun sequence DNA region includes the following protein-coding sequences:
- the LOC115724888 gene encoding WPP domain-interacting protein 2, giving the protein MDSETEFSVEKDHDHHHNSNDNEVRNNGNGSCADQTQNLVKTGETNPSGLESKSPPSTRIGVGLKKWKRIRRRDGVKDSPSSPTVDSSKMLKRLLTENDHSSKHQQNVNSSKHQHEMKASSEGSVGSVNVLKNSGAGAVDGFAFRSLDLDSRNAVGSCFVAGTDSENSEDRSSKSSTAASAPKAKFDQPAVLGQGREKNKVKGGMSGKTSGNSSQRIPQVGKAKIEISKKARGERVRFEKENSHSSIESDSRSSNFFFTQGSNVSSNGKQIGRSVSYDGENSEDAHANEQRFGEDVQTSFSKKNVGEVEDLQDDSVAENSWRAKDGKSGNNMFSTGRDPLVQSMLSLQSVQEALEKEVQKLAEIRKEPILAASSMEGGSDFASTGIQEPYLSSQLTSEKPTQLDVDSLQAKVLSLEQNVKILESKLDESKNLLVSKEIKVAELKATINSTEFLKDESGSTTDLQEKRHRQIEEEMEGMFKQRIEAEIEFLTISMATQNLKVVAEKQTTLFEEQKSIAEEQAQMLNKLGNAEIKAAKLEKQAHELENHCGDILEIEEVSVTRRKVYKVTWCVCTQLILLVLVLWQFVLELAPPPEAVVPT
- the LOC115725676 gene encoding uncharacterized protein LOC115725676; translation: MRKLSFHEKKLLKKVNFLEWKSEGGHRESHVMQRYHVTGRDDYKKYSGLCRMVHKLVNVLMKMDGRDPFRIQMTDMLLEKMYNIGVIPSRQSLALCERLTVSAFCRRRLSTILVRLKFAEHLKEAVTYIEQGHIRVGPDTITDPAFLVTRNMEDFITWVDSSKIKRKVLEYNDKLDDYDAMN